The genomic region tgtcatccattttaaattcaggctgtaaaatgtGGTAAAGAttaaggggtgtgaatgctttctgaagacactgtatgctCTTAGGGCACTATTCAATCCACATTGCGAAAGTTCAgctttacagcgtgattgaaatttaaaggcaatgttcccgctttagtgcatatgtcggctcaatcgtaAATGACCTTCACATTTCTAGCGCAGAATCTGCAATGTTTCAGCTTTACAGATGGAATATAGCCCCTACTATAGGAAAGTACTACACAGAActaaaatatataaacgcaatgGCGTCGTGTgtgcgagtggtttgctgatgtcaacgttgtgaacagagtgccccatagtggcggtggggttatggtgtgggcatgcataagctatggacaatgaacacactTGCATTTTAATCGAAGAatgcagagataccatgacgagatcctgaggcccattattgtgccattcatctgccgtcatcacctcatgtttcagcatgataatgcacagccccatgtctcaaggatccgtacacaattcctggaagctgaaaatttcCAAGTTCTTCCATGCCCTGCATACTCAGCAGGTATgtaacccattgagcatgtttgggatgctctggatcgacgtgtacaacttcctgttcctgccaatatcctgcaacttcgcacagccattgaagaggagtgggacaacgttccataggccacaatcaacagcctgatcaactctatgcgaaggagatgtcacactccatgaggcaaaatgtggtcacaccagatactgactgcttttctgatccacacccctactttttttttttttaaggtatttgagaccaacatatgcatatctgtattcccagtcaattgaaatccatagattagggcctaatgtatttaaattgccttttatttttgaacctttatttaactaggcaaattgttaattacaatgacggcctaggaacagtgggttaactgccttgttcaggggcagagcgagagatttttatcttgtcaacttggggattcaatctagcaacctttcagttactggcccaacgctctaaccactaggctacctgctgcaactcagtaaaatatttgaaaatgttgcattttgcgttttatatttttgttccgcaTACATTAACAAGTCTATCTAGCCTAAGCAGTTCCCTCACGTGTAGACTTCTCCCTGAATGGCCTCACAGGCACCATCTCAATTCTGACAATGTTGCAAATCAAACTTGCTAACCTCTGCTCACTTGGGGAAGATAGTAGCAAGCATACCTAGGTAGGGGTCGTTACAtgactttttttgttgttttcatACACGTCATCACACAGATCTTAATGTGTCTTCTCTTCCAGGTTGTTCCTTTGGGATTGAACACTTATGACCTGATGATGAACTTTGGGATCAAGGAGACGGACTGTCTGAAGAGCTCTGGAGAAGACCCACAGAGATGTGCTTTCAGAGTGGGCTTCTTTGTGGTGAGACCCGATCCTCGATTATTGGCCAAAGAAAAGATCTGAtttgtcaaaagaccaattagtgaaaaaaatatcCGAATTGGGCTGCCTTGTCATTGCAGCCTATGAAATCAGTGCAAGAAATAGATCAGGGTCTGTATGTATCAAGCACCTCTGAGTAAGGGTGATGATCTAGGATTGGTTTTCCCTTTTAGATCACAATTAATAAAAATACACTATGGACagggatcctagatcagcactctacTCTATACACTCCTTTAAGACTGAAATACACTGACGCAGTACAATAAATAATTCCTCCCCAATACGCAGCTGACGAAGGATTGGGACTGATAAATATAATGACCACATCTCTTTAGCAAATTATTTTGTTGACCCACAAATGTAATGTCTTTTTAAAATCTAGGACCAGATGAACAGGAAAATTACCTACATAAACTGCAGTAGCTGTATTTTACATCAATACCGGGTGACAATATGAGCAAATTGTTTGTGTTTGGTCCTGGGCATAGATTACTGTGATAGTCCACTAAAGGGTTTGTGGGGTTCATCTATAAACTGCTGTTTTTTTTCCAGGACATTCTCTGTTGACAGACTCCACACACTGTTGATTTTGGCATGGGATGCTGTGTTTGCTGTGACAGACAGGGGAGAACAGAATGTCACCAaatgagtttctctctctctgccctgatCATTCCAACAGGACTGGTGCCTGTTATAAAACGCTAAAGATATAGATTCTTAGATTCATACTGCATTCATTCTGTACTAGCATACTGATCAACGTGCGTAATTGTATGCCCATTTTCTTCTCTCTTAACTGCCACTaatcctcctttcctcccttgttccctctctcccagccGGCCGCCTCCTGCACCGCACGTGTTCGTGTCACTGCAGAGCTCACTCGGGTTGTGTCCTTGAACTGTGGTCAGGACAGCTCCAGCTCCGAGTCCAGTAGtgaagaggtgagagagggagggacagagagagggggggggtgccCAATAGATGAAGAGAATATAAAGGGTGTTTTCACATTATTTCCCTCTTTAAAAAGTACTAATCTCACTCTTCTTTAGAGTGAAAGAAAATGACTCAGTTCTTTGTATTCACACTGCCCTTGGATTTGAATGAGGTCTCGGCTCTCTTACCAGTTCACTTCAACTTGTTTTCTGGTCTGAGTCCTctttgcattcaaattgcaatgCTTAGAAAATAACCAAGATCCCACATTTACTCAATGCACTGTGGGTAAATACACAAGCCATACCATCTGAACCCGTTATTGGACAGCCAGGGGTATCCCTACATACATTTTGGGAGCTAATAAATGTAGTTTGCATTTAGTTACAAAATAAGACATACTTAATTATAATCCAAATGTAAAAATGACTGGTAACAGGATAAATGGCAGAACAATAACTGcagatataaaaaatatattttaacattttttatttaacctttatttaagtaggcaagtcagttaagaacaaattcttaatgcTTTAATCGAAAATGTTATACTTAATTGTACCACCAAACCTGCACATAATATTTTTTTTAGTTTGTGGCACTAATGTGAGGGGCTATGGCAGGGGAAACTGTTTTGCAGAAGCTTATAGTGCTTGGTGTGGAAATAATGATACGTTAACCTGGAGAGCTTTCTGTTCACAAAGAAAGTGAACCACCTCTTGAGGTGGTCTCAGTTCGGTTTGTTTTGCGGGGTCTGAGTTCCTTTGAAGCATTGACACTGCACAAAAATTTAAGAGAACCGGACGGAGTTCCCAAAGATTTGCTGAAAGGGACCAAGTGTAAAAACGCCCTAAGAGATGCCCAATCCCAAAATCAACCCCTTTTAGGGCCTAAAGGCACTCGGGTAGATCTTTAAGGATTTGATAGGTACACATGATATGACAACAAttccacctagcctatcagagggcaaggTTTGGTTAATACCATTCATCTGATATCTATCCAATCCTTTCAGATGGACATTGACGGATGGCCTAGAGGTAGCGGCTAAGGTTCCGTTTGGGATTGATCATCAAcagtttatacctggttctaacttAAGTTATTTgccctgatcttgtccacatttgacaggtgtagacaatcaagacacattgtgatctgattgtgattAGATCATCCTGCCCACCTCCAGAGGTAGTCAGATACAcattgtgtctggatatcttaCAAGTGTAGACAGAACTTGACAGAGAAACCATTTTAAGTCATTATTCCACCCTCTAAAGTCATTGACAGGTGCCACCATTGACTAATTGCATGTCTTACAATTATCTTATTTTTTAAGAATAGCTGTGAAATAGTTTGCATAAAGggaccaggaaatctggtcacaatgcagACACAGTGGACAGATAACAATCtatgagtcatccacatacacaCTGGCTTGTGGCATGtggttagtaaagattgaaaaaagtaaggggcctagacagctgccctggggaattcctgattctacctggattatgttggaggggtgtccattaaagaacaccctctcgGTTCTGttacaggtaactctttatccacaatatagcaggggggggggggggtaaagccaTAAAGCACACATTTTTCCAGCATCAgattatgatcgataatgtcaaaagctacaCTGAAGTATAACGGCCCCCACAATATTTTTATCAGTAATTTGTGTGTTTActctaaaatagcattgtatctggtcaaacacaatatttttggtgattggtcggctatttgagccagtaaagggggctttactattcttaggtagcggaatgacttccctccaggcctgagggcacacactttctagtaggcttaaattgaagatatggcaaataagagtggcaatatcgtccgctattatcctctgTAATTTTCCATTTTTCCAAATTTTCCAAGTTGTCAGACCACGGTGTCTCGTCATTGATGGGCAAcaatttttttcacctcttccacactcactttacagaattaaaaattacaattcttgtctttcataatttggtcagatacacTTGGATGTGTATGTAGTGtcatcttgccaatgaaaaactAAAGTTGTTGGCAATATCAGtcagttttgtgatgaatgagccatctgaatGAATAAATGGAGCGGAGTTTGCCTTTTTTCACAATTTCATTGAAGGTGCTccgaatcactacaaaacttattctatgacctcttatacactatattaggcttAACCTTTGGAACTTTAGATATGGCTACtctattgtgatcactacatccgatgatctggatactgctttcaagcacaCTTCTTCAGCATTAGTAAATATGTGATCAATAcattcattcctgtgctgtttaaCTACCCTTGTAGGTGGACTGATAACCAGGTTgcagctttttcttgagtgggcagcttgatgaaagccagtcaatattcgcccagaaaatatacctctttttatcacatacattatcaagcatttcacacgttatccagatactgacagtTAGCACTTGGTCGAAatcagcttcccaccagaatgggctttaggtgaggcagatgaacctgtagccatattacttcaacagtatttaacatgagatcctctcaaATCtgtacaggaatgtggttctgaatataaacagcagcAACACCACTGGCATGTCTTTTTTttataaccttgtattgctaccCCCTGTATCAAATGTATTATCTGAGAGTCAGAATATGAATCATCTGTTGCTAGCAAGTTGttcatttcatgaaccttgtttcttaataacttatggctgggggggcagtattgagtagcttggatgaataaggtgcccaaagtaaaatggcctgctcctcagtctcagttgctaatatatgcatattattattagtattggatagaaaacacttaagtttctaaaactgtttgaatgatgtttgtgagtataacagaactcatatggcaggcaaaaacctgaggagaaatcaaaacaggaagtgagaaatctgaggttggtatgtATTCAACACAGTTCCCATTGAAATCCCCTCGAGATATTAATGAAGATTCACTTCCtaagggcttccactagatgtcaaccgtccaTAGAcatttgaatgaggcttctactgtgttgtgggactgaatgacaGCAGAATGAATCAGGtagtcagccattttctggtcACGAGCATTtgacatgatagcgacctgcgttccatgtctcctgaagacacaaaggaatactccggttggaactttattgaagattaatgataaaaacatcctaatgattgattctgtacttagtttgcaatgtttcttcgacctgtaatataattttttgaagtttttgtccgacgtaacgctgaccagaacgagcgtttggatatgtataccgaaCGCGCaaacaaaagtagctaattggacataaacaaTGGACATtaatcgaacaaatcaagcatttgtggacctgggattccttggagtgcattctgatgaagatcatcaaagataagggAATATTTAGCATGTAATTTATGGTTTATTTTGACTACAACATGGCGGCTGACTTGattgttctgagcgccgtctcagattattgcatggtttgctttttccataaagtttttgAAATTTtttaatctgacacagcagttgcattaaggacaggtatatctataattccatgtgtataacttgtattatcatctacatttatgatgattatttctgttgaatcgatgtggctatgcaaaatcactggatgttttggaactagtgaatgtaacgtgccaatgtaaactcagatttttttttatacatatgAACTTTAtccaacaaaacatacatgtattgtataacatgaagtcctatgagtgtcatctgattaagatcatcaaaggttagtgattcattttatctctgtgctttttgtgactcctctctttggctgggaaaatggctctgtttttctgtggcttggtgctgacctaacataatcgtttgtggtgcttatttgaaatcggacactggtgggattaacaacaagactaccttttaaaacggtataagatacacgtatgtttgaggaattgtaattatgagatttctgttttgaatttggcgccctgcactttcactggctgttgtcatatcatcccgttaacgggattgcagcccaaagagTTTTTTTAAAGCTACATATGTTAACCTGGGCTGTGTGTAGACATTTCTTGAAATGTGGGCAAAATCAGGACAAAGGATCCATGTTAGCACCAAGTATACACAGAGCTAAAGTGTCCAGCTGAGCAATACAGGAAAATAACTAAATCCAGATTCTCGATCAACAGAACTTCACGAGGAAGAGGCAGCAGTTGAACGTGCAACCATCTGGGAACAGGGGTAAGCAAAACCTAGCCTATTCCCAGATATGTTATTGCGGTCTTTATCTCCTTTGGTCCGTTGGCAAGATGGCACAAACAGCTCTAGGGACCAGGCTCAAGCAAAACTGGTTCAGTTGACGCCAATGTATAGAACACACAAAATAATCACTGTGCTAACCAAAATAATGTTTTGCTGCAGGCCCTGTCCTGCCTGGCTTCCCTGAGGCCACTCTCTTTCCCAGTCACTCTTTCTCCAGACAAGTGGAGCCTCAACCGATCCCAAGGGGCGACAGCATCGGCAACCACCTGGAGTGACTCGGCACGACACACCCGGAGTGTATTCAATGATGTGAAATGTTACGAGTGTTGCAGATAGAATAGGGAATGAATTGTCAGCTCTATACAGTACAATTCTGAATGACAACCATATCTGTTCTACAccatacatttctatctgaatgtgACATTCTCCTTATCAGGCCCTGACAGTACTCGTTGGAAAGCAGGGAGGTTCTGATAGTGGCGCTGGAACCTAAGAGATCATTTCCAATTAAATTGATTACTCTTGTCTGAATGTGAGTCATCATTCATTTTCATGTTTTGTAAGTGGGACAAACAAGTGATAATGTCTATGAATGATCCACTATCCATAGTGATTGAAAGACGCATACAGGGTGATCCTGTGTATGCAAGACATGTGGAGACCACAAGAGGGCATTCAAAGTCCATCAACACTGAACCCAGAGCAACATTCCATTTGATCAGATTACGTttatacaggcagcccaattattGGCCAGAGTGCTAATTTGATAGTCAAAAGACCAACTAGTGGAAATAAAATTACTATTGGGTGGCCTGTGTATAAACAGCCTTTGTACaagacattaggaacaccttcctaatattgagttgaacctccttttgccctcagaacagcctcaatttgtcagggcatggactctacaaggtgtggaaggcgttccacagggatgctggtccatgttgactccaatgcttcccaccgttgtgtcaagttggctggatatcctttgggtagtggaccattcttgatacacacagggaacttaaatgtgaaaaacacagcagcgttgcagttcttgacactccaACCAGTGTGCCGAGCACCTACTACCGTAGCCTGTTCGAAGGCACAAATATTGTCTTGCCCTTTCACCCtcagaatggcacacatacacaatccatgtctcaattgtctctaggcttaaaaacatccttctttaacccatctccccttcatctacgtggatttaacaattgacatcaataaaggattatagctttcacctggtcagtctcagaaagagcaagtgttcctaaatgttttgtacagtgtatATCTATGCTTATCATACCAGTGACAGGTATACAAATGAGCTCTTCTAGAATACAATAGGACACTAAGCCTAAAAAAAAATGGGACCTTCTTTCCTTGAAGTGACCAATGATCTGACATCACTGGACTGGTATGAGCAACCTTTCAATTGCATTGATTTCACTATGTATATTtacatggttcgggctaggccgcttagttccagtgaagggaaatcttcagcatacaatgacattctagacaattctgtgcttcacagtttggggaaggtcctttcctgtttcagcatgacaatgcaccctTGCAcagagcgaggtccatacagaaatgtttttttgagATCAGTGCGgacgaacttgactggcctgtacagagccctgacctcaaccccatcaaacacctttgggatgaattggaacgctgactgcgagccaggcctgatCGCCCAacaatgcccgacctcactaaatgctcgtggctgaatggaagccagTCCCCAacaggggggggaccaactccatattattgcccatgattctggaatgagatgtttgacgagcaggcatccacatacttttggtcatgtagtgtatgtcagatcagtgattactTCAAGGCAGGATGCATTAGAAGCTCTAGCCTCAATCTTTACGTTTCATTCTTTCACAACAATAGAGATAAAGGTTAAAGGAacaatctgggattggtacatccaaTTTTACTTTTAAAATAATGATAGCAAGTTGATTCTTGAACTTACCACAATCGAAAcaaaaaatataagcttgttttactccattgcATTCACGATAAACGATGTCGGCTCAATTTTAAAATGACCTTTAGATGGTGCAAGCGGATTGAATCCCATCCCTGGTTAATTGTTTGTGGTTAGATTGCGCCAGCCCCATTCCTTAGCTATTTAGCAAAAAAGTGTGTTTAagtcccagattgcccctttaagttaaCCAATAAATGAACCATAGAGTTGGTGATAAACAAGACAGCGATACATGGTCGAGGTAGGATTACCAACATTTATATTGTGATCTTCGGGAAAGTAGAGACATTTAGTCTgcaatctccccccccccccattttattCATTTAGTTTCATATGGCCCCCAAAATCAGATACACAACACTTCAATAATTTAATGCCTACTTCAGTTTGACATACTGTTAACCAACAACCTGAAAAGGATGATATTCAATCATGAAAATGCACAGGctctggggtgaagtttccccttagtacagatctaggatcagcttccacgACCCCAACCTCCAAAAATGTgcaactgacccaagatcagcatctcgAGCCAACTTCACCAATACGGAGCAGAAGCAATGTAGATATAAGCAAGATTAATATGACAGCATGTTTTATGCGTCTAGCAGTGGTCCCTCAACATTCATGGTCCACTTGAGTTCAGTACGGACATTCAGCTTTATTTGGTTATGGTGGCTATACTGTATCGATTGCTGAAAATGGTGGAAACCGAAGCTAATGCTTCTATCAATCCAATCCAATCCAGGATGGTCACACTTCCGGAGAAGAGTGGAGGATTGGGGACAAACCCTAGATTCAACTTTTAAGATGTCAGCACCTTGATATCCAGGCTTATTAGGACAATAAGTACTAGCACCCTTGAAATGAAGGCATTGCTgcgagaacccccccccccctccccctcctctctgcacTGCACTTCGGCAGGAGAAGCAGGAAACTGCACCACACTGGGATGTTTAGGCCATAAAAACAGGATATAGAAAGCAACATTCAATTTTAATGCGAGCCAGACGGGAATTTGTGAATTAATTTAGCCAGTCGGGTCTAGTCTAATGCTACTGACAACATAATTCAATGATCAGTACCTTAAAGCAACAACGTGTCGCTTCAATTTTAGCCACCATGTTGAGAATAACTGAGTATATGGTAAACGGCACCTGGAGAAAAGCTGCCCCCACTCTgtacattctatttctatgattttAGGCCATGTCATGTGACAATCTAAAGGCGGCAGGGGCCGATGGGAGGGGAGCAGAAGCTGTTACTGTACAGATAAACAGAAGCagatgttcattaggcaccaaacgttTTAAAGCATGTCCCCAACGAAAATCTAAAATGTGTGTTTCTAATTGGACAAATCCAGtgagtccctccctgtttcacaGTCCATTTCTTCTgcttggtgcctaatgaacccGACTCAGATGCCGgtcaggtcaaaggtcaaacaAACACAGCACACAACCCACAGGGCATTCGAAAGACATACACACGACGTGCCGTTCCAGTCTTCAGTTAAGCAAAAAAAATTGTATgcattaaataaaaaatttacaaaaaaatgatTCCCAGTCACAAATGTTTCCAGTTGCACAGTCATGGTTTCGTGCCTTTGGGAGGAGAGAATCtcctttttttcccccatttGGAGATTCCTTCGAGAGAGTGCAATCGTCTGTGAAAAAAGGCGTCCTTCCGATTTGCGTGAGACACTTGCAAAACATTCAGGGAATACTTAGGAAATGTCAAAACTCTCTGAGAATTCTTATCTCATTGATTCAAGTTTTTCGATCTTATCCGCCTCTCTCCAACATACTTGCAGCTTTTAAAAACGTAACTATAAAGAAAATCCTTTCACGTATTAAATAACTTCATATAAAACCAGAGGCAAAATAATAATCCCTATTACAGAGGCCTTCCTTTATGGGCTGTCCTCCCATTTCCCCTttatctctcgctctcacacacatggatgcatgtgaaaacacacgggtacgcacacacacacacacacacagagcgtcaTGTTTTACAGCATGTCCATGCAGTACCAATGCAGAATGAATCCTAACATCGTTATTATTGGTTTTCTGACTACGTGGCACAAACATACGGCGAAGAAGCTGATACATGGTTTGGCGTTTCCTTATTTACATGGTTAAGTATTCACCATCATAATCATGGAACACGAGGAGTCCAGTTTGTCAATGTCCACTGACGGTCCTGTGTGATAGATATGATAGATAGAAACTCCTCCCCAAGAGAGGTAAAGTAGGATTCATCCAACAGTCTCCTTTTCTACCACTCCCCTGGTCAGTGTGTCAGTTTTGTGTTGCCCCCCCTCTTGGGTGGGGCCGGTGGGGGCCCCCGCCGTAGCGTTGCATAGCCTGAGATGTTCCCCCCTGACAGCAACTCGGGCGGTGGAGGGGCCAGTGCCAACTCCATGTCGTCCATGGTGCCCGCAGCAGGCTCCAGCTTGGGGCCGGACAGGCGGGACGAGGAGAGCGAGCCCTGCCGGCTCACCGACTTGCGCTTCAGAGTCCGGTTCAGGTCGTCCATGAAGTTGCCTGGCTGGGGGGCGCCGTTGTTACCGTCCCCCTTGGGGGGCGAGGTAGGCAGGGGCAGCTTGGGAGGCGGGGATGGCTGGTTCCTCTGCAGCATGGGGGGAGGGGCCTTCTTCAGGGAGCCCTTGCCCCAGGAGGAGTTGATGGTGGCGGGGGGAGGGGGACCGGGAGGGGCAGGCGGTACTTTTGGCTGGGGGTTGACCACTGCTACCTTAGGTGCCCCGACGTGGCCGTCACTGGGCagtggaggaggggggaagagatcAAAACCCAGTGGGGGAGTGGCGCACTCCGCTGGAAGGGAGGGGAAGTCGGCGGTGGACTGGCGCTGCTGGCCCACTTGACCCACTTTGGCCTGAAGGGCCAGGTTGGCCAGGTTCAACTTGCCTGGCTTGGGGGGCGCCGGGGGGCCGGCCGGGGAGGGGTCCTTAGAGGGAGAACTACCCAAGGACACGGCAGGGAAGG from Oncorhynchus kisutch isolate 150728-3 linkage group LG5, Okis_V2, whole genome shotgun sequence harbors:
- the LOC109890695 gene encoding LOW QUALITY PROTEIN: secreted phosphoprotein 24 (The sequence of the model RefSeq protein was modified relative to this genomic sequence to represent the inferred CDS: deleted 2 bases in 1 codon), translated to MGELMIEVLCYARQKMKWCVLLLALLQSLCCSGLPLYQSELASTADKALDVTMTQVNNLYAGLRLYRVTRGSIKRVVPLGLNTYDLMMNFGIKETDCLKSSGEDPQRCAFRVGFFVPAASCTARVRVTAELTRVVSLNCGQDSSSSESSSEENFTRKRQQLNVQPSGNRGPVLPGFPEATLFPSHSFSRQVEPQPIPRGDSIGNHLE